A genome region from Aggregicoccus sp. 17bor-14 includes the following:
- the ilvA gene encoding threonine ammonia-lyase produces the protein MSITLADIQDARRTLHGIVITTPVLPDERISQELGAHIFLKAECTQRAGSFKIRGAYNKMKHLTAEERARGVIAHSAGNHAQGVALAAKLLGIPATIVMPERAPLTKVTATRRYGAEVILHGATFDDAGVRARQLQEERGLTYVHAFNDPRTIAGQGTIGMELVDALPEMNVLVVPIGGGGLIGGIATAVKALMPSVRIVGVQAAGCSPVQASLSAGEPVTFHKARTIADGIAVKRPGDLTLPIIQKLVDDVVTVDEEEIARGIAHVVQNAHMVVEGAGAAGVAALLAGKVTVRPGDTVCAVMGGGNIDGNLLARVIEQVMVKQGRYLLLRTSVDDRPGNLAPLIERCARAGANVIDIFHRRAMWLAPVDRVGIELVLEVRDEEHGREVMKNLAEAGYHMEREGREQWPE, from the coding sequence ATGAGCATCACGCTGGCGGACATCCAGGACGCGCGTCGCACGCTGCACGGCATCGTCATCACCACCCCGGTGCTCCCGGACGAGCGCATCTCGCAGGAGCTGGGTGCGCACATCTTCCTCAAGGCCGAGTGCACCCAGCGCGCGGGCTCGTTCAAGATCCGCGGCGCCTACAACAAGATGAAGCACCTGACGGCGGAGGAGCGCGCCCGCGGCGTCATCGCCCACTCGGCGGGCAACCACGCGCAGGGCGTGGCGCTCGCGGCGAAGCTGCTGGGCATCCCCGCCACCATCGTGATGCCCGAGCGCGCGCCCCTCACGAAGGTGACGGCCACGCGCCGCTACGGCGCGGAGGTCATCCTGCACGGGGCCACCTTCGACGACGCCGGCGTGCGCGCGCGCCAGCTTCAGGAGGAGCGCGGGCTCACCTACGTGCACGCCTTCAACGATCCGCGCACCATCGCGGGGCAGGGCACGATCGGCATGGAGCTGGTGGATGCGCTGCCGGAGATGAACGTGCTGGTGGTGCCCATCGGCGGCGGCGGGCTCATCGGCGGCATCGCCACGGCGGTGAAGGCGCTCATGCCCTCGGTGCGCATCGTGGGCGTGCAGGCGGCCGGCTGCAGCCCGGTGCAGGCCTCGCTCAGCGCAGGGGAGCCGGTGACCTTCCACAAGGCGCGCACCATCGCGGACGGCATCGCGGTGAAGCGCCCCGGCGACCTCACGCTGCCCATCATCCAGAAGCTGGTGGACGACGTGGTGACGGTGGACGAGGAAGAGATCGCCCGCGGCATCGCGCACGTGGTGCAGAACGCCCACATGGTAGTGGAGGGCGCGGGGGCGGCGGGCGTCGCGGCGCTGCTGGCAGGGAAGGTGACGGTGCGCCCCGGCGACACGGTGTGCGCCGTGATGGGCGGCGGCAACATCGACGGCAACCTGCTCGCGCGCGTCATCGAGCAGGTGATGGTGAAGCAGGGCCGCTACCTGCTCTTGCGCACCTCGGTGGACGATCGCCCCGGAAACCTGGCCCCGCTCATCGAGCGCTGCGCGCGCGCGGGCGCGAACGTGATCGACATCTTCCACCGCCGCGCCATGTGGCTCGCACCGGTGGACCGCGTGGGCATCGAGCTGGTGCTCGAGGTGCGCGACGAGGAGCACGGCCGCGAGGTGATGAAGAACCTCGCGGAGGCCGGCTACCACATGGAGCGCGAGGGCCGCGAGCAGTGGCCCGAGTGA
- a CDS encoding glutamate-5-semialdehyde dehydrogenase: MSGTEAKVDLKGELERTAHAARAAGQQLIARTGEERAALLSALAQVLERPEARASILEANARDVARAREAEARGTLAPALVKRLVLDGAKLQGLCEGLRQLAAQEDLVGRVQVHRELDTGLVLQRVSCPLGVLGVVFESRPDALVQIVSLALRSANAVLLKGGKEALETNRALTACVHEVLEAHGVPREAVVLLEDRAAVDALLALERGVDLVVARGGSEFVRHVRALARMPVLAHADGLCHLYLHAGAEPGMAARLALDAKCSYPAACNSIETLLWEPGAEGALAACVQVLAAAGVELRADAATRARHPALKEATDADWDTEYSALVLSLRCVSGLDEALAHIAQHGSRHTEAIVTQDARAAARFLAEVDAGSVFHNASTRFADGFRYGLGAEVGISTEKLHARGPVGVEGLLTYRWLLRGEGQVASDYGPTGRRFTHRDLP, from the coding sequence ATGAGCGGCACGGAGGCCAAGGTGGACCTGAAGGGAGAGCTGGAGCGCACGGCGCACGCGGCCCGTGCCGCGGGGCAGCAGCTGATCGCCCGCACGGGCGAGGAGCGCGCCGCCCTGCTCTCGGCGCTCGCGCAGGTGCTGGAGCGGCCCGAGGCCCGCGCCTCCATCCTCGAGGCCAACGCGCGCGACGTCGCCCGCGCGCGCGAGGCCGAGGCGCGCGGCACGCTCGCTCCTGCGCTGGTGAAGCGGCTGGTGCTGGACGGCGCGAAGCTGCAGGGCCTCTGCGAGGGGCTGCGGCAGCTCGCGGCGCAGGAGGACCTCGTCGGCCGCGTGCAGGTGCACCGCGAGCTGGACACGGGGCTCGTGCTGCAGCGGGTGAGCTGCCCGCTCGGGGTGCTGGGGGTGGTGTTCGAGTCGCGGCCGGACGCGCTCGTGCAGATCGTGAGCCTCGCCCTGCGCAGCGCCAACGCGGTGCTGCTCAAGGGGGGCAAGGAGGCACTGGAGACCAACCGCGCCCTCACCGCCTGCGTGCACGAGGTGCTCGAAGCCCACGGCGTCCCGCGCGAGGCGGTGGTGCTGCTCGAGGACCGGGCCGCGGTGGATGCGCTGCTCGCGCTCGAGCGCGGCGTAGACCTGGTGGTGGCGCGCGGCGGCAGCGAGTTCGTGCGGCACGTGCGCGCGCTCGCCCGGATGCCGGTGCTCGCCCACGCGGACGGGCTGTGCCACCTGTACCTGCACGCGGGCGCCGAGCCCGGGATGGCCGCGCGCCTCGCCCTGGACGCGAAGTGCAGCTACCCGGCGGCCTGCAACAGCATCGAGACGCTGCTCTGGGAACCCGGAGCAGAAGGCGCGCTCGCGGCCTGCGTGCAGGTGCTCGCCGCGGCCGGCGTGGAGCTGCGCGCGGATGCGGCCACCCGCGCGCGTCACCCTGCCCTGAAGGAGGCGACGGACGCGGACTGGGACACCGAGTACAGCGCCCTGGTGCTCTCGCTGCGCTGCGTGAGCGGGCTGGACGAGGCGCTCGCGCACATCGCGCAGCACGGCTCGCGGCACACGGAGGCCATCGTCACGCAGGACGCTCGGGCGGCCGCCCGCTTCCTCGCCGAGGTCGACGCCGGCAGCGTGTTCCACAACGCGAGCACCCGCTTCGCGGACGGCTTCCGCTACGGGCTGGGCGCGGAGGTCGGCATCAGCACGGAGAAGCTGCACGCGCGCGGGCCCGTCGGCGTGGAGGGGCTGCTCACCTATCGCTGGCTCCTGCGCGGAGAGGGACAGGTGGCGAGCGACTACGGCCCCACCGGGCGCCGCTTCACCCACCGCGACCTGCCCTAG
- a CDS encoding pseudouridine synthase encodes MSAVPLLELLTPFEPQPARSELPVRFENPFRPGPPAPLVRRAAETLQERLRQGAVPVDLGELQKPGGGKMFGVLVVATPDGQVGSLSAFSGMLAGRWQVEGFVPPVFEGAARDAFWPAAEAELDALGERHAVLSRDATAMRERLEALTRAQKAEARALRDGHVEARRHLRGPEARTARAYEAEEGARLEVAHAAQRAPVEAPLQALDAERRALEHLRAERSRTLWRQLADTYLLSNARSETRRLGSLFAPEPPPGGAGDCAAPKLLAFAYRHGLRPLGLAEFWWGADAAGAERRQGDYSPACEAKCGRVLPFMLEGLHVTPGPAARERPPEQLAVLYEDAALLVLDKPRGLASEPPRHAPTRDSVLVRLRKDRSPGDALQVVQAMDAESSGLLLVAKDEAAHLALRRQLARREAQLQWEAWLEGTLEGDSGTVALPLGAAPKAKGRPALTEWHVAERTDGRTRVLFTARSTHPHQLRVHAAQGLGAPVVGDRLYGRGGERLLLHARMLHCVHPHTGEPLRFECPPPF; translated from the coding sequence GTGAGCGCCGTCCCCCTCCTCGAGCTCCTGACGCCTTTCGAACCGCAGCCCGCGCGCAGCGAGCTCCCCGTTCGCTTCGAGAACCCCTTCCGTCCGGGCCCGCCCGCACCGCTGGTGCGCAGGGCCGCAGAGACGCTGCAGGAGCGCCTGCGGCAGGGCGCAGTTCCGGTGGACCTCGGCGAGCTGCAGAAGCCCGGGGGCGGCAAGATGTTCGGCGTACTCGTCGTGGCGACGCCCGACGGGCAGGTGGGCTCCCTCAGCGCCTTCTCCGGAATGCTCGCGGGCCGCTGGCAGGTGGAGGGCTTCGTGCCGCCCGTCTTCGAGGGGGCCGCTCGCGACGCCTTCTGGCCCGCGGCCGAGGCGGAGCTGGATGCGCTCGGCGAGCGCCATGCCGTGCTCTCCCGGGACGCCACGGCGATGCGCGAGCGGCTCGAAGCACTCACGCGCGCGCAAAAGGCAGAGGCCCGGGCGCTGCGAGACGGCCATGTCGAAGCGCGCAGGCACCTGCGGGGCCCGGAGGCGCGGACGGCGCGCGCATACGAGGCCGAGGAGGGGGCGCGCCTCGAGGTGGCCCACGCAGCGCAGCGTGCTCCCGTGGAGGCTCCCCTGCAGGCGCTCGACGCCGAGCGCCGGGCCCTCGAGCACCTGCGCGCCGAGCGCTCCCGGACCCTGTGGCGCCAGCTCGCGGACACCTACCTTCTGTCCAACGCGCGCAGCGAGACGCGCCGCCTCGGAAGCCTCTTCGCCCCCGAGCCGCCTCCCGGCGGCGCGGGCGACTGCGCGGCCCCGAAGCTCCTCGCCTTCGCCTACCGCCACGGGCTGCGTCCCCTCGGGCTCGCCGAGTTCTGGTGGGGCGCGGACGCGGCGGGTGCAGAGCGCCGGCAGGGCGACTACTCCCCGGCGTGCGAGGCCAAGTGCGGCCGCGTGCTGCCCTTCATGCTGGAGGGGCTCCACGTGACGCCCGGCCCCGCGGCGCGGGAGCGGCCTCCAGAGCAGCTCGCCGTGCTCTACGAGGACGCGGCGCTGCTGGTGCTCGACAAGCCGCGGGGCCTCGCGTCCGAGCCGCCACGCCATGCCCCCACCCGCGACTCGGTGCTGGTGCGGCTGCGGAAGGACCGCTCCCCGGGGGACGCCCTGCAGGTGGTGCAGGCGATGGATGCGGAGAGCTCGGGCCTGCTCCTCGTCGCGAAGGACGAGGCGGCCCACCTCGCCCTGCGGCGTCAGCTCGCACGGCGCGAGGCGCAGCTGCAGTGGGAGGCGTGGCTGGAGGGGACGCTGGAAGGGGACTCGGGGACCGTGGCGCTGCCCCTCGGGGCGGCCCCGAAGGCGAAGGGCCGTCCCGCGCTCACCGAGTGGCATGTTGCCGAGCGGACGGATGGCCGCACGCGGGTGCTCTTCACTGCGCGCAGCACGCACCCACACCAGCTGCGCGTGCACGCCGCCCAGGGGCTCGGGGCCCCCGTCGTGGGAGACCGCCTCTACGGGCGGGGCGGAGAGCGCCTGCTGCTCCACGCCCGAATGCTGCACTGCGTCCACCCACACACGGGCGAGCCGCTGCGCTTCGAGTGCCCACCACCGTTCTGA